The Clostridium botulinum BKT015925 genome includes the window TAAAATTTTAAGAACACCTACCACTGACGAATCTTTGCTAAAAAAACGAGATACTATAATAGACTTTTTTCAAAATAATAAGAACATAAGAGAAAATATATCTTTATCACTACATAAACTAGGTAAAACTAATGCCTATATTGATACTATTTTATTCAAAAAAATCATTAAACATCCTTATTTGAAATCTATCTCTTATATCTGTTCTATATCATTTGCTATCTCATTAATAATGTGTTCTATTATAGGATTTTTGAAAACCAGTCTAGTAATATTACTTTTATCTTTTTTTAATATGTATATTCACTATAAACTAGATCGCATTATTAAAGAAGAAGTTTTATCTGTAGTTTACTTTGGTAACGCTATAAGCACATCAGCAAATATATGTACACTTAACTGTCCGGAGTTACAAGACTATGCAAATAAATTGATACCACTTATTAAAAAATTAAATACTATACGTAAAAATACATTAATTATAAATAGATTGGATAGTGTTGATTTATTTGGTGACTATATAAACATATTATTTCTTATTAAAGAAATAAGTTATTTTAAATCAATTGATACAATAATAAAATATAAAAAAGAGTTATTAGAATTATATTTAACCTTGGGAGAAATAGATGCACTTATATCTATTGCATCTTATAGAGATGGTTTAAATAAATATATTCAACCTTCTCTTACACATAAAGGTAAACTTCTTTATACCACTAACTTAATTCATCCTTTAATAAAAAATCCCGTTCCTAATTCCATAAGTATAAATAATCACGGAATACTAATAACAGGTTCAAATATGTCTGGTAAATCCACATTTTTAAGAACTGTAGGCGCAAATGCTATTTTAGCCCAAACTATATATACTTGTCTTGCTGATTCTTATTCTAGTAGTTTCTTCAACATAGTAACTTCCATTAAACCTGGTGACGATTTGCTTGGAGGCAAAAGCTATTACTTAGCTGAAGCCGAAGCATTACTTAGAATAATAAACTCAAGTAAAGAAAAAATACCTTGTCTTTGTATGATTGATGAAATTTATAGAGGTACTAACCCCATTGAAAGAATAAGTGCATCATGTGAAATATTAAATTATTTATCAAACCATAATGCTCTAGCAATAGTTGCAACTCATGATTTACAACTTACTACAATGTCCACGGGATATAAATGTTATTATTTTAAAGAAGATGTTACCAACACTGGCCTTACTTTTGACTATACAATTAAAGAAGGTATATCACCTACTCGAAATGCTGTAAAAATATTAAAATTTCTAGGATATCCTACTGAAATATTAAAGAAAACTGAAGAAAGAATAAAAGCCATTGAATGATTTTAAAATCATTTAATGGCCTTTATTCTTATATTTTCTATATCTAATATAAATTATTTTAAGAATCCTTTTAATATAGTATTTTCAGCTTCTTTTTCTGTAAGTCCTAAAGACATAAGTTTCATTAACTGTTCTGAGGCTATCTTTCCAATTGCAGCTTCATGAATTAATTCTGCATCTTCACAGTTAGCATCAAGAGCCGGTATTGATGTAACCCTAGCTTTGTCCATTATTATAGAATCACATTCAATGTGTCCTCTCGACTTATTATCGCCTTTCATCATAAAATAGAAAGTTTGTCTTGAACTATCTTTTGCAACAGAACGAGATACTATTTGAGCTGAAGAATCTTCTCCAACAAGTTCTATATTAACTTTTGAATCAGCAACTTGTTCTTCATCAGTAAACATTCTCTCTGTTATAATTAAATGTGCATTTTTGTGTAATTTTATGTTTAATTCTTTTTTACTATTATCTACACCTTTTATTTGAACTACATCCATTTCAAATGTAGCATCTTCTTGAACTTCAACTATAGTTTTAGTATTAAATATCTTTTGAGATTTGCCATCACTTTCAGCATAGTGTTTTTCAATATATTTAACATGAGACCCTTTTCCTATATATATATCATGAATTCCCTCATGTTCTGTTTTTTGAGCCGTACAGTTATGAATTCCACATCCAGCAACTATATTTATTTCACAGTTTTCTCCTACTTTAAAAGTATTATATACTTTGTCTTTAGCATTTACATTAGAAACGATAACCGGTACGTGAACACTTTCATTCTTAGTATTATTATTTACAATTACATCTAATCCTGATTTATCTTCTTTACTCTTTACAGTTATATTTCTTGTAGTATTTCTACTTACAGACTCACCATTGCTTCTGATATTATGAGCCCCTTTATATAAATCAGTAGTATCATCTATTTTATTTAATATTTTTTCTTGTATTGATTCTTGCATACTCTCTACCTCCTTGTTTCACAGGTTTCACAATAATCACAAGCTGCTTGAGCCTTTATTTCACTTATGATGTCTTCTTTACTTGTAGTTTTTTGTATTTTACCATTAGCTAGAACAATAACTTCATCCGCTAAGTTAATTATTCTTTCTTGGTGAGAAATTATTACTATTGTAGTATTTCTGTTGTTATGCATAGTAGTAAAAGTTTCAACAAGTCTTTGAAAACTCCATAAATCTATACCAGCTTCCGGTTCATCAAAAATTGCTAATTTTAAATCTCTAGCAAGCACTGATGCTATTTCTATTCTTTTAAGCTCACCACCTGAAAGACTTGAATTGATTTCTCTATCTATATAATCTTTAGCGCAAAGTCCAACATCTGCTAATAATTCATGTACATCAACTTTTTCTTTACTTTCTCTTCCCGCAAGATTTAAAAGTCCTCTTACTGTCATACCTTTGAAATGTGGTGGTTGTTGAAATGCATATCCAATCTTTCTTTGAGCTCTTTCCGTTATATCAAAATTTGTAATATCTTCTCCATCTAAAATTATCTTACCTGAAGTAGACTTATATATTCCCATCATCATCTTACATAAAGATGATTTACCTCCCCCATTAGGTCCTGTAATAACATAAATTTTATTATCCTGCAATGTTAAATTTATATTATCCAAAATACTAACTTTTTTATCATTTTGCTCAACTTCTAATGATAAGTTCTTTAATTCTAGCATTTTACTTCCCCTTTTCTAGATTTTTTAGTATGTATATCAACATAAAAACAAAACTGCTTTTTAAGCAGTTTTATCATTTTACTAAGAAATATATAAACAATTATTATATTTCTATTCACTCGTTATTTATTAGGTTTTTCCTCAATTACTTCTATAATTTTCAAAGAATAATTATTTTTTTTAGCATTCTTCTTATTGAAGTAATGTAGAATAACATATGATATAGCAAGTGCAACTATTCCTAATAAAAAGCTTAACATTTCGTAATTCTTATATCCTGCTGAAGAAAATATAACAGTACCTATTCCAATACCACATATCATCATAATAAGCGGAAAAATATAAACTAAAAATACCATCTTATCAAAGATTTTTTGTTCCATTTCCACCTTTACTTTATCTCCAACTTTTCCTCCTGCAGCATTTTCTATGTCAGTGGTTATAGCGGATGCCTTACATGCTGCTTTACAAGTAGCACAATTATCTCCACATCCAGACTTTCTCTTAAAAATCACTGAAGCATATTTACCATTTACAGAAGTTATGTATCCTACTTCTGTCATATTTATCAACTCCTAAATGTGCTTTATATGATAATTAATTATACCATATATTATTTAATTTTCTAATAGTTTTAATGTAAAAATGTAAAAATATAAACGGTATTATGGAATATCCATAATACCGTTTTATTTTTTACTATACTATTCCTTGAGCAAGCATTGCTTCAGCAACTTTTATAAATCCTGCTATATTAGCCCCTACTACTAGATTATCTTTATGACCATACTTTTCTGCACATTCTACTGCATTTTTATATATATTTTTCATTATATTGTGTAACTTTTCATCTACTTCTTCAAAAGACCAAGAATATCTCATACTATTTTGAGACATTTCAAGTGCTGAAACTGCAACTCCACCAGCATTAGCTGCTTTTGCAGGTGCAAATAATATTCCATTTTCTAAGAATACAGAAATAGCTTCTAGAGTTGATGGCATATTTGCACCTTCTCCTACTGCTATTACTCCATTCTTAACTAAAACTTTAGCATCTTCTTCATTTAACTCATTTTGAGTTGCACATGGAAGAGCTATATCACAAGGTATATTCCAAATGCCTTTTCCTTCATGATATTCAGCTTCTGAGTGGTACTTAATATATTCTTTTACTCTCTTTCTTTCTACTTCTTTTATTTGTTTTAATGTATCTAAATTAATTCCATTTTTATCATATATATATCCATTAGAATCACTACACGCAACTACTGTTCCACCTAACATTTGTACCTTTTGTATTGCGTAAGTTGCAACATTACCAGAACCAGATACTACAACTTTTTTACCTTCAAAACTCATACCTTTATCTTGTAACATTTCATTTACGAAATATACAAGACCATAACCTGTAGCTTCTGTTCTAGCAAGACTTCCTCCAAAGGTTAATCCCTTACCAGTTAAAACTCCTGCTTCATACATACTTCTAATTCTCTTATATTGACCATACATGTATCCAACTTCTCTTCCACCTACTCCAATATCACCAGCTGGAACATCTGTATCTTGTCCTATGTACTTATAAAGTTCAGTTATAAAGCTTTGGCAAAATCTCATGATTTCCATATCACTTTTTCCCTTTGGATCGAAATCAGAACCACCTTTACCTCCACCTATTGGAAGACCTGTAAGAGAGTTTTTAAAAATTTGTTCAAATCCTAAAAATTTTATTATACTTAGGTTTACACTTGGATGGAATCTTAATCCGCCTTTATAAGGTCCTATAGCACTATTAAATTGTACTCTAAATCCTCTATTTACTCTTACTTTACCATTATCATCAACCCAAGGTACTCTGAACATTATTTGTCTTTCTGGTTCAACTATTCTATCTAAAATACCATTTTCAATATATTCAGGATGCTTTTCCATTACAGGTACTAAAGAATGTAAAACTTCCTTAACTGCTTGATGGAACTCAGCTTGACCTGGATTTCTTTCTAATAATTCATCAAATACTTTTTGTACATATTTGTTAGCGTCCATGAAACAAACCTCCTAGAAATTTCTTAATTGAATATATAATATCATATAATTATTAAAGTTTATATAGTATCATTGATTTTTTTTCAAATAAATGCGTGTTTATTTATTAAATTATTAAAAATTTTCTAAAAATATGCTATTTTCATATAAAATTATAAAAATTCTGCAATAAAATTATATTACAGAATTTTTATAACTAAATTATATATTATTCTAACTTACAATTTTCATCATATCATTTGATAATTTTCTAAGTTCATCTACATTTAAATTTATTTCTTCACTAGCACTTGTATTATGTTCAATAGCTTCCTTCACTACTTTAAACTTTTCTACCAATGAATCTATAGACTTAAATATTTCTTCATTTGAATTAGCAATGATTTCTGTTTGTTCTAAGAAATCATTTATAAATTCATTTACTCCACTAATATTTTTACCAGAATTATTTAACTTGTTCATAATACTTTTGAGATTATTCACTATCTGAACTAATATATTATCTCCATTTATGATTTTATCATTATTTTTTTTCATTAAACCTTCTACTTCAATTATTCTTTGCTTAAATTCTTTTGTAATATTAGATATATTATTCAAGGAATCATTAGTACTTTCTGAAAGCTTTCTAACCTCTTCTGCTACTACAGCAAATCCTTTTCCGGCTTCTCCTGCTCTTGCAGCTTCAATTGATGCATTTAATGATAATAAGCTTGTTTGTTCTGAAATACTAGATATTATAACTAATATTTTATCCATTTCTTCTGACTTTATTTGTAATAATTTAGTAGCATTTAATGTTTCTAATATGCCTTCTTTAATATCACTTGTTATTTTTAATATTTCATTCAAAGATTCTTGATTTTCATTAGAAACATTAACTAATTCTTTTGCTGATGTTTCAGTATCTTCAATTTTATTGGACACAATTTCACTATTTTTCATTAATACACTTAATACTTGTTTAT containing:
- a CDS encoding MutS-related protein, with the protein product MLITKHIKSYFNKRNLKFIRSTYGKPIKRKRNLDKIKSFFNYIHNASDGIDDITWADLNMDDMFCQIDRTFSNPGEQVLYKILRTPTTDESLLKKRDTIIDFFQNNKNIRENISLSLHKLGKTNAYIDTILFKKIIKHPYLKSISYICSISFAISLIMCSIIGFLKTSLVILLLSFFNMYIHYKLDRIIKEEVLSVVYFGNAISTSANICTLNCPELQDYANKLIPLIKKLNTIRKNTLIINRLDSVDLFGDYINILFLIKEISYFKSIDTIIKYKKELLELYLTLGEIDALISIASYRDGLNKYIQPSLTHKGKLLYTTNLIHPLIKNPVPNSISINNHGILITGSNMSGKSTFLRTVGANAILAQTIYTCLADSYSSSFFNIVTSIKPGDDLLGGKSYYLAEAEALLRIINSSKEKIPCLCMIDEIYRGTNPIERISASCEILNYLSNHNALAIVATHDLQLTTMSTGYKCYYFKEDVTNTGLTFDYTIKEGISPTRNAVKILKFLGYPTEILKKTEERIKAIE
- a CDS encoding SufB/SufD family protein, with translation MQESIQEKILNKIDDTTDLYKGAHNIRSNGESVSRNTTRNITVKSKEDKSGLDVIVNNNTKNESVHVPVIVSNVNAKDKVYNTFKVGENCEINIVAGCGIHNCTAQKTEHEGIHDIYIGKGSHVKYIEKHYAESDGKSQKIFNTKTIVEVQEDATFEMDVVQIKGVDNSKKELNIKLHKNAHLIITERMFTDEEQVADSKVNIELVGEDSSAQIVSRSVAKDSSRQTFYFMMKGDNKSRGHIECDSIIMDKARVTSIPALDANCEDAELIHEAAIGKIASEQLMKLMSLGLTEKEAENTILKGFLK
- a CDS encoding ABC transporter ATP-binding protein — encoded protein: MLELKNLSLEVEQNDKKVSILDNINLTLQDNKIYVITGPNGGGKSSLCKMMMGIYKSTSGKIILDGEDITNFDITERAQRKIGYAFQQPPHFKGMTVRGLLNLAGRESKEKVDVHELLADVGLCAKDYIDREINSSLSGGELKRIEIASVLARDLKLAIFDEPEAGIDLWSFQRLVETFTTMHNNRNTTIVIISHQERIINLADEVIVLANGKIQKTTSKEDIISEIKAQAACDYCETCETRR
- a CDS encoding SoxR reducing system RseC family protein encodes the protein MTEVGYITSVNGKYASVIFKRKSGCGDNCATCKAACKASAITTDIENAAGGKVGDKVKVEMEQKIFDKMVFLVYIFPLIMMICGIGIGTVIFSSAGYKNYEMLSFLLGIVALAISYVILHYFNKKNAKKNNYSLKIIEVIEEKPNK
- the gdhA gene encoding NADP-specific glutamate dehydrogenase; translated protein: MDANKYVQKVFDELLERNPGQAEFHQAVKEVLHSLVPVMEKHPEYIENGILDRIVEPERQIMFRVPWVDDNGKVRVNRGFRVQFNSAIGPYKGGLRFHPSVNLSIIKFLGFEQIFKNSLTGLPIGGGKGGSDFDPKGKSDMEIMRFCQSFITELYKYIGQDTDVPAGDIGVGGREVGYMYGQYKRIRSMYEAGVLTGKGLTFGGSLARTEATGYGLVYFVNEMLQDKGMSFEGKKVVVSGSGNVATYAIQKVQMLGGTVVACSDSNGYIYDKNGINLDTLKQIKEVERKRVKEYIKYHSEAEYHEGKGIWNIPCDIALPCATQNELNEEDAKVLVKNGVIAVGEGANMPSTLEAISVFLENGILFAPAKAANAGGVAVSALEMSQNSMRYSWSFEEVDEKLHNIMKNIYKNAVECAEKYGHKDNLVVGANIAGFIKVAEAMLAQGIV